A genome region from Rhodopirellula islandica includes the following:
- a CDS encoding RHS repeat domain-containing protein: MTADGLTEQYLYDDDLTDGVGLDNATGVTPLIGSAAVSLADALTKLAGTTANGGAGVSFDSDATGSAQVSINPEGEVRFSISDGAGRSVMSGMIDDSSDLITWNCTVHDQTESIAGYGTVLASQSVNALGHVRKSLTDAAGRTIQSIDALGKITSYEYDASGNRLKVRDPNGVGQDCLYDALGRDTQCTDTASGVTQSGYDLAGNKVSSTDAKSNTTTYVFDARGRQIKQVDRLSGETEFAYTDTGQLESLTDAEDQVTSYTYDAAGTKLTETYPDHVPSSTIGQTGYGIVSFTPDATGRTVQRTDQQGDTCDFTYDLAGRLSSKAYTGHASGPLSGQSHTDTFTYDDASRMLTAVSGRYSNTVTYTYDDAGRKDSESIQIGGQTYTILTDYDAAGQVSKLTYPDGKEVDRSYTDRGQLAGIDFDSTTIDTRTYDDGGRMLTSSYNNGVSETRAYNNDNTLASISFSGASIGNLSYGWDANKNKTSEGIIGTMSGYGFDVGTSGYDVSQFRVRHLFQFRLRR; encoded by the coding sequence GTGACAGCCGACGGACTGACCGAGCAGTACCTTTACGACGATGACCTGACCGATGGAGTCGGCCTGGACAACGCCACCGGCGTGACACCTCTGATCGGCAGCGCCGCGGTCTCGCTGGCCGATGCCCTGACCAAGCTGGCTGGCACCACGGCCAACGGTGGAGCCGGTGTGTCGTTCGACTCCGATGCCACGGGCTCCGCCCAAGTCTCGATCAACCCCGAGGGCGAGGTTCGCTTCTCGATCTCCGACGGTGCCGGCCGTAGTGTGATGAGCGGCATGATCGACGACAGCAGTGACCTGATCACCTGGAACTGCACCGTCCATGACCAAACCGAATCCATCGCCGGTTACGGAACCGTCCTGGCCTCCCAGAGCGTCAACGCTCTGGGGCATGTCCGCAAAAGCCTGACCGACGCGGCGGGACGCACGATCCAGAGCATTGATGCCCTGGGCAAGATCACCAGCTACGAATACGACGCTTCGGGCAACCGGCTCAAGGTCCGCGACCCCAACGGAGTCGGCCAGGACTGCCTCTACGATGCCCTGGGGCGTGACACCCAGTGCACCGACACCGCCAGTGGCGTGACGCAGAGTGGCTATGACTTGGCCGGCAACAAGGTCTCCTCGACCGATGCCAAGAGCAACACGACGACTTACGTGTTCGACGCACGCGGACGCCAGATCAAACAGGTCGATCGCCTCTCGGGTGAAACCGAGTTCGCCTACACGGACACCGGCCAGCTGGAATCGCTGACCGATGCCGAGGACCAAGTCACCAGCTACACCTACGACGCGGCCGGCACCAAGCTGACCGAAACCTACCCGGACCACGTGCCCAGCAGCACGATCGGTCAAACCGGTTACGGAATCGTCTCGTTCACCCCGGACGCCACCGGACGCACGGTTCAGCGAACTGACCAGCAAGGTGACACGTGTGACTTCACCTACGACCTGGCTGGTCGCCTGAGCAGCAAGGCCTACACCGGACACGCCAGTGGCCCGCTGTCAGGTCAAAGCCACACCGACACGTTCACCTATGACGACGCCAGCCGGATGCTGACAGCCGTCAGTGGCCGCTACAGCAACACGGTTACCTACACCTACGACGATGCGGGTCGCAAAGACAGTGAGTCAATCCAGATCGGCGGCCAGACGTACACGATCCTGACCGATTACGACGCGGCGGGCCAAGTGTCCAAGCTGACCTACCCGGACGGCAAAGAGGTCGATCGCAGCTACACCGACCGCGGCCAGCTTGCCGGGATCGACTTCGACAGCACCACGATCGACACGCGAACGTACGACGATGGCGGCCGGATGCTCACCAGCAGTTACAATAACGGTGTGAGCGAAACACGGGCGTACAACAACGACAACACGCTAGCGAGCATCAGCTTCAGCGGCGCGTCGATCGGGAACCTCAGCTACGGCTGGGACGCCAACAAGAACAAGACCAGTGAGGGGATCATAGGAACGATGAGCGGTTACGGGTTCGATGTCGGAACGAGCGGCTACGACGTCAGCCAATTCCGTGTCCGACACCTTTTCCAGTTTCGACTTCGTCGCTAA
- a CDS encoding RHS repeat-associated core domain-containing protein, whose amino-acid sequence MFAKFLMPAMLLVGMLSICAQDASAMYNARVGSFCSRDPIGFTGSKWSLYRYTKSNPTVGVDPTGMIEFGLPDPDKNWEIKNFEKCKQWSSGIAAALPPSCAARYSLNLNCKRSSSKSETSGAVTNATGESITIDVFYDDPDIKAKGLTIDTLVKHELQHVFDICDSCEGHEIIYQQLFEPDADFAEEVMCMEIRAIIAEGSCDAFTDPSSRRECVRKSLEIYIPRYGTIAFMHALEKCYWDSTYHTAPPVFPY is encoded by the coding sequence ATGTTCGCGAAGTTCTTGATGCCCGCGATGCTGTTGGTCGGTATGTTGAGCATTTGTGCTCAGGATGCGTCCGCAATGTACAATGCACGGGTGGGTAGTTTTTGCTCCAGAGATCCGATCGGGTTCACAGGGAGCAAGTGGTCTTTGTACAGGTACACGAAATCGAACCCAACGGTTGGTGTCGACCCAACCGGGATGATCGAGTTTGGTTTGCCAGATCCAGACAAAAATTGGGAAATCAAGAATTTCGAAAAATGCAAACAATGGTCAAGCGGAATCGCGGCAGCATTGCCTCCATCGTGCGCAGCGAGGTACTCACTTAATCTCAATTGCAAAAGATCAAGTTCGAAGTCTGAAACTAGCGGTGCAGTAACAAATGCAACCGGAGAGTCCATTACGATAGATGTCTTCTATGACGACCCCGACATAAAAGCAAAAGGGCTTACGATAGACACTCTTGTGAAACATGAGCTTCAGCACGTCTTCGATATCTGCGACAGCTGTGAAGGACATGAGATTATCTACCAACAACTTTTCGAGCCGGATGCGGATTTTGCCGAAGAAGTAATGTGCATGGAGATCCGCGCAATTATCGCTGAGGGCTCGTGCGATGCGTTTACCGACCCAAGTTCTCGCCGGGAGTGTGTGCGGAAGTCGTTGGAGATATATATTCCTCGCTACGGCACTATTGCGTTTATGCACGCGCTGGAAAAATGCTATTGGGACTCCACGTACCATACAGCACCACCTGTGTTCCCGTACTGA